One stretch of Lysobacter sp. KIS68-7 DNA includes these proteins:
- a CDS encoding RNA-binding S4 domain-containing protein — protein sequence MPRIEFPLDGHPFVELHQLLKLAGLVDSGGAGKHLVASGAVHVDGAVELRKSCKIHAGQVVVIDDVEIDVVD from the coding sequence ATGCCCCGCATCGAATTCCCGCTCGACGGCCACCCCTTCGTCGAACTGCACCAACTCCTCAAACTCGCCGGCCTGGTGGACAGCGGCGGCGCCGGCAAACACCTGGTGGCCAGCGGCGCGGTGCACGTGGACGGCGCGGTGGAATTGCGCAAGAGCTGCAAGATCCACGCGGGGCAGGTGGTGGTGATCGACGACGTCGAGATCGACGTCGTCGACTGA
- a CDS encoding DEAD/DEAH box helicase, whose amino-acid sequence MSTPAGEEAATLRFADLGLPPAVMAAVDAVGYESPSPIQAATIPALLQGRDVLGQAQTGTGKTAAFALPVLANIDLSKSKPQALVLAPTRELAIQVAEAFQKYAAKMPGFHVLPIYGGQSYQPQLSALKRGVHVVVGTPGRVIDHLERGSLDLSGLDTLVLDEADEMLRMGFIDDVETVLKKTPENRRVALFSATMPQQVRRIAQTYLRDPVEVTIAAKTTTAANIRQRYWFVAGMHKLDALTRILEAEPFEAMIVFARTKMATEELAEKLQARGLAAGAINGDVEQKTRERTIQKLKDGELDVLVATDVAARGLDVERISHVLNYDIPYDTESYVHRIGRTGRAGRSGEAILFVTPREKGMLRAIERATRQPIQEMQLPSVEAVNDKRVAKFLGRITDTLAMEGSDLDFYRDLVLRFQREHDMPVADIAAALAKLVQGKSPLLLSPEKPRAAAPPRTERFDRGERTQGDRGHFDRGERPSFDRAERPARPKKDVGPRGTPDAGMETYRIEVGHRHGVKPGNIVGAIANEADLESRFIGRIDIHDDYSLLDLPEGMPPELMSHLQKVRVAGQPMRLHRLGEAASGPLPSHSPPSRRPPPRPHRKGPPPRR is encoded by the coding sequence ATGTCGACCCCCGCCGGCGAAGAAGCCGCCACCCTTCGATTCGCCGACCTCGGCCTCCCGCCTGCCGTGATGGCGGCGGTCGATGCCGTCGGTTATGAATCGCCGTCGCCCATCCAGGCCGCCACCATCCCGGCCCTGCTGCAAGGGCGCGACGTGCTCGGCCAGGCGCAGACCGGCACGGGCAAGACCGCCGCGTTCGCCCTGCCGGTGCTGGCGAACATCGACCTGTCCAAGTCCAAGCCGCAGGCGCTGGTGCTCGCGCCCACGCGTGAACTCGCGATCCAGGTCGCCGAGGCCTTCCAGAAATACGCCGCGAAGATGCCGGGCTTCCACGTGCTGCCGATCTACGGCGGGCAGAGCTACCAGCCGCAGTTGTCGGCGCTCAAGCGCGGCGTGCACGTCGTCGTCGGCACGCCGGGCCGCGTGATCGACCACCTGGAACGCGGGTCGCTCGACCTGTCGGGCCTGGACACCCTGGTGCTCGACGAAGCCGACGAAATGCTGCGCATGGGCTTCATCGACGACGTGGAGACGGTGCTGAAGAAGACGCCGGAAAACCGCCGCGTCGCGTTGTTCTCCGCCACCATGCCCCAGCAGGTGCGCCGCATCGCGCAGACCTACCTGCGCGATCCGGTGGAAGTCACCATCGCGGCGAAGACGACGACCGCGGCGAACATCCGCCAGCGCTACTGGTTCGTCGCCGGCATGCACAAGCTCGATGCGTTGACGCGCATCCTGGAAGCCGAACCGTTCGAAGCGATGATCGTCTTCGCGCGCACCAAGATGGCGACCGAAGAGCTCGCCGAAAAACTGCAGGCGCGAGGCCTGGCCGCCGGCGCGATCAACGGCGACGTGGAGCAGAAGACGCGCGAGCGCACGATCCAGAAACTCAAGGACGGCGAACTCGATGTGCTGGTCGCCACCGACGTCGCCGCGCGCGGCCTGGATGTCGAACGCATCAGCCACGTGCTGAATTACGACATCCCCTACGACACCGAAAGCTACGTGCACCGCATCGGCCGCACCGGCCGCGCGGGACGCAGCGGCGAGGCGATCCTGTTCGTGACGCCGCGCGAGAAGGGCATGCTGCGCGCGATCGAGCGCGCCACGCGCCAGCCGATCCAGGAAATGCAGCTGCCGTCGGTGGAAGCGGTGAACGACAAGCGCGTCGCCAAGTTCCTGGGCCGCATCACCGACACGCTGGCGATGGAAGGCAGCGATCTCGATTTCTATCGCGACCTCGTGCTGCGTTTCCAGCGCGAGCACGACATGCCCGTCGCCGACATCGCCGCGGCGCTCGCCAAGCTCGTGCAGGGCAAGTCGCCGCTGCTGCTCTCGCCGGAGAAGCCGCGCGCTGCGGCGCCGCCGCGCACGGAGCGTTTCGATCGCGGCGAACGCACGCAAGGCGATCGCGGGCACTTCGATCGCGGCGAGCGGCCGTCGTTCGACCGAGCCGAGCGACCCGCGCGTCCGAAGAAGGACGTGGGCCCGCGTGGCACGCCCGATGCGGGCATGGAGACCTACCGCATCGAAGTCGGTCACCGCCATGGCGTGAAGCCGGGCAACATCGTCGGCGCGATCGCGAACGAAGCGGACCTCGAAAGTCGCTTCATCGGCCGCATCGACATCCACGACGACTATTCACTGCTCGACCTGCCCGAGGGCATGCCGCCGGAACTGATGTCGCACCTGCAGAAGGTGCGCGTGGCGGGGCAGCCGATGCGCCTGCATCGTTTGGGCGAAGCGGCATCGGGGCCCTTGCCTTCGCATTCGCCGCCCTCGCGACGTCCGCCGCCGCGGCCGCATCGCAAGGGTCCACCGCCGCGTCGCTGA
- a CDS encoding M1 family metallopeptidase: MTFETKPARWAVGLALAAVCAVAATAQTAAPVATPAAPAATDDIPFAAPDAAAVTVPSADNAWGGARTGSEATLSDRVVDYKIAATLDPKKHTVTGKQQLTWRNRSDQPIKSVYLHLYLNAFEGPGSTFYTEQRERHFGFRSEVAADEGGWGYQRLTRVEQGGATVPWSYVHPDNGPKTDRTVVRLDLPEAVAPGGSTTLDIDFLDQLPRVVARTGYFGTFHLVGQWFPKIGVLELPGERGATAPRWNVHEFHMHSEFYADYGSYDVSITAPKDYTIGATGEQQGNAEVKGDMATHRFVQGDVHDFAWTADNRYAKPLDGVYHGANGPVQVRVLYNPEYTSNAKPVLDATIASLTYFSKTLGDYPYKTVTAVIPPYNAAEAGGMEYPTFFTSESYKDVSKGTLGQYALDFVTIHEFGHGYFYGILGSNEFEEPMLDEGLNEYWDHRMNVANREQASANTWLSKLVGANVTMGEFETQRLGAMLSEPADALGNNSWDRYSSGSYGTVYSRTATTMHDLEQQVGKDALERAFKLYYARWKFRHPSVADFEAAMAEGTGQPALVHRYFAEQVYGVRKVDDRIADFDSDEVLPSPGLVEWKGKPVEVTQKQLDKAVGDLREKWKKAHPKAKDGEGPFPYETRVMVRRDGASVPQTLLVRFDDGTSRTLHWDDADARWARYRFVTRSRATSVELDPERRVFLDRDKLDDSRTREADGTASRRWTADIAAALQSVYALLVTL, translated from the coding sequence ATGACATTCGAAACCAAACCCGCACGCTGGGCCGTCGGCCTGGCGCTCGCCGCCGTCTGCGCGGTGGCCGCGACCGCACAGACCGCCGCGCCCGTCGCGACGCCTGCCGCGCCCGCCGCCACCGACGACATTCCCTTCGCCGCACCCGATGCCGCCGCGGTCACCGTGCCGAGCGCGGACAACGCGTGGGGCGGTGCGCGCACCGGCAGCGAAGCGACGCTGTCGGACCGCGTCGTCGACTACAAGATCGCCGCCACGCTCGATCCGAAGAAGCACACGGTGACGGGCAAGCAGCAACTCACCTGGCGCAACCGCAGCGACCAGCCGATCAAGTCGGTGTACCTGCACCTGTACCTCAACGCGTTCGAGGGCCCGGGCAGCACCTTCTATACCGAGCAGCGCGAACGCCACTTCGGTTTCCGCAGCGAAGTGGCGGCCGATGAAGGCGGTTGGGGCTACCAGCGCCTGACGCGCGTCGAACAGGGCGGCGCTACCGTGCCGTGGTCCTACGTGCATCCCGACAACGGCCCGAAGACCGACCGCACCGTGGTGCGCCTGGATCTTCCGGAAGCCGTCGCACCGGGCGGCAGCACCACGCTCGACATCGACTTCCTCGACCAGCTTCCGCGCGTGGTCGCGCGCACCGGTTACTTCGGCACCTTCCACCTGGTGGGCCAGTGGTTCCCGAAGATCGGCGTGCTCGAACTGCCGGGCGAACGCGGTGCCACCGCGCCGCGCTGGAACGTGCACGAGTTCCACATGCACAGCGAGTTCTACGCGGATTACGGTAGCTACGACGTGTCGATCACCGCGCCGAAGGACTACACGATCGGCGCGACCGGCGAGCAGCAGGGCAATGCCGAGGTCAAGGGCGACATGGCCACGCATCGCTTCGTGCAGGGCGACGTGCACGATTTCGCATGGACCGCCGACAACCGTTACGCCAAGCCGCTCGACGGCGTGTACCACGGCGCCAACGGCCCGGTGCAGGTGCGCGTGCTCTACAACCCGGAGTACACGAGCAACGCCAAGCCGGTGCTAGATGCGACGATCGCATCGCTCACCTACTTCTCGAAGACGCTCGGCGACTACCCGTACAAGACCGTCACCGCCGTCATCCCGCCGTACAACGCGGCCGAAGCCGGCGGCATGGAGTACCCGACGTTCTTCACGTCCGAAAGCTACAAGGACGTCTCGAAGGGCACGCTGGGCCAGTACGCGCTCGACTTCGTGACCATCCATGAATTCGGCCACGGCTACTTCTACGGCATCCTGGGTTCGAACGAATTCGAAGAGCCCATGCTCGACGAAGGCCTGAACGAGTACTGGGACCACCGCATGAACGTCGCCAATCGCGAACAGGCGTCGGCGAACACGTGGCTCTCGAAACTGGTCGGCGCCAACGTGACCATGGGCGAGTTCGAAACGCAGCGCCTGGGCGCGATGCTGAGCGAACCGGCGGATGCGCTGGGCAACAACTCCTGGGACCGTTATTCCAGCGGCAGCTACGGCACGGTGTACTCGCGCACGGCGACCACCATGCACGACCTGGAACAGCAGGTCGGCAAGGACGCGCTCGAACGCGCGTTCAAGCTGTACTACGCGCGCTGGAAATTCCGTCATCCGAGCGTCGCGGACTTCGAAGCGGCGATGGCCGAAGGCACGGGCCAGCCCGCGCTGGTGCACCGCTACTTCGCCGAACAGGTCTACGGCGTGCGCAAGGTCGACGACCGCATCGCCGACTTCGACAGCGACGAAGTGCTCCCCTCGCCCGGCCTGGTCGAATGGAAGGGCAAGCCGGTCGAAGTGACGCAGAAGCAGCTCGACAAGGCCGTCGGCGACCTCCGCGAGAAGTGGAAGAAGGCGCATCCGAAGGCGAAGGACGGCGAAGGCCCGTTCCCGTACGAGACGCGCGTGATGGTGCGTCGCGACGGTGCCTCGGTGCCGCAGACGCTGCTGGTGCGCTTCGACGACGGCACCTCGCGCACGCTGCACTGGGACGACGCCGATGCACGCTGGGCCCGCTACCGCTTCGTCACGCGCAGCCGCGCGACGTCGGTGGAACTCGATCCCGAACGCCGCGTGTTCCTCGACCGCGACAAGCTCGACGACAGCCGCACGCGCGAAGCCGATGGCACCGCGTCGCGCCGCTGGACCGCCGACATCGCGGCCGCCCTCCAGTCCGTCTATGCCCTGCTGGTGACCCTATGA
- a CDS encoding DoxX family protein, which produces MNQNTQNDLGRLILRVALGALVLLHGIAKLRGGMGGIVSMVEAHGMPGFIGYGVLVGEVIGPLMLIAGFHARIGALFVAINMLFAFVLVHMGDLAHLNPQTGGWALELQGMFLFSAIAVALLGPGGYSANGR; this is translated from the coding sequence ATGAACCAGAACACCCAGAACGATCTTGGGCGGCTGATCCTGCGCGTCGCATTGGGCGCGTTGGTGCTGCTGCACGGGATCGCCAAACTGCGCGGCGGCATGGGCGGCATCGTGTCCATGGTCGAAGCGCACGGCATGCCGGGCTTCATCGGTTACGGCGTGCTGGTCGGTGAAGTGATCGGGCCGCTGATGCTGATCGCAGGCTTCCACGCCCGCATCGGTGCGCTCTTCGTCGCGATCAACATGTTGTTCGCTTTCGTGCTCGTGCACATGGGCGATCTCGCGCACCTGAATCCGCAGACCGGCGGATGGGCGCTCGAACTGCAAGGCATGTTCCTGTTCTCCGCGATCGCCGTGGCGCTGCTCGGGCCCGGTGGTTACAGCGCCAACGGACGTTGA
- a CDS encoding general secretion pathway protein GspB has translation MSLILEALRKSEAERRRAQVPDLLTEPQVAAPVAVRGPNRMPLIAATSVVVLAAAWFALRPAAPPATTDTLADAPQAAPVDATPAPPTPAPATPAPALRRPLVVAAPAPAAPPQAAPAEATPRIESPPTAPIEPLPAAARAEAAPPPAPVPATDAYLRVSDLGSEDRKQLPPLKLSMHMWNQVASQRFVIIDGTRLSVGDHLGALVVSDIVPDGVVLDWNGRALKLPLR, from the coding sequence ATGTCGCTGATCCTCGAAGCGCTGCGCAAATCCGAAGCCGAGCGACGCCGTGCGCAGGTGCCCGACCTGCTGACCGAACCGCAGGTGGCCGCACCCGTCGCAGTGCGCGGGCCGAATCGCATGCCGCTGATCGCGGCGACGTCGGTCGTCGTGCTCGCGGCGGCGTGGTTCGCATTGCGCCCCGCCGCACCGCCCGCGACGACGGACACCTTGGCCGATGCACCGCAGGCCGCGCCCGTCGATGCGACGCCCGCGCCGCCGACGCCCGCGCCCGCCACGCCCGCGCCGGCCTTGCGTCGCCCGCTGGTGGTCGCTGCGCCAGCACCCGCGGCACCGCCGCAGGCCGCGCCTGCCGAAGCGACGCCCCGCATCGAATCGCCGCCGACCGCGCCGATCGAACCGCTCCCTGCCGCCGCGCGCGCCGAAGCCGCACCGCCGCCCGCGCCCGTCCCTGCAACCGACGCCTACCTGCGCGTATCCGATCTGGGCAGCGAAGATCGCAAGCAACTTCCGCCCTTGAAGCTCAGCATGCACATGTGGAACCAGGTGGCCTCGCAACGCTTCGTGATCATCGACGGCACGCGGCTGAGCGTGGGCGACCACCTCGGGGCGCTCGTGGTCTCCGACATCGTCCCCGACGGGGTGGTGCTGGACTGGAACGGGCGCGCCCTGAAGTTGCCCCTGCGGTGA
- a CDS encoding ExeA family protein, translating to MYLEHWGLKEPPFSITPDPRFVFLSERHRDALAHLLFGIGQGGGGGFVQLTGEVGTGKTTLCRLLLEQLPENTRVALILNPRITAIELLETLCEELHLPIENTRGSVKALVDALNAYLLDAYAKGLRVVLIVDEAQNLSVDALEQVRLLTNLETDTQKLLQIILLGQPELREILSRSDMRQLAQRITARYHLMPLDAIETGAYLRHRFRIAGGLHSPFTPGAVQRVHKHSGGVPRLINVIAERALLGGYAHDATKIDSADIDRAAREALAPNKRTQAHPMRWAAAAAVVVAGIGAWFLWPRAAPADLKAMEVHPAKVAAATPAAPKPTRNPLKAAPAVPVLEGDALPARLQGSDGGIAAWSALLKLWDSGADATLASKCAPAIEAGLYCLRGTATLDKLFAQGRPALLHLRTQGASDWALLLGADAVRARVKLGNETFDIDRLALQQAWTGEYAALWRGPDALAEPTTPDGRGPAVDWVHAHLAPAYSGPAVLDAAMRDAVRAFQQSRGLATDGVIGPETLLALGARDPGPRLRTQLY from the coding sequence ATGTACCTCGAGCACTGGGGCCTGAAAGAGCCACCGTTCTCGATCACGCCCGATCCGCGCTTCGTCTTCCTCAGCGAGCGCCACCGGGATGCGCTCGCGCACCTGCTGTTCGGCATCGGCCAGGGCGGCGGCGGCGGCTTCGTGCAGCTCACCGGCGAGGTCGGCACCGGCAAGACCACGCTGTGCCGCCTGCTGCTGGAGCAACTGCCCGAGAACACGCGCGTCGCGCTGATCCTGAATCCGCGCATCACCGCCATCGAACTCCTCGAAACCCTGTGCGAGGAGTTGCACCTCCCTATCGAGAACACCCGCGGCAGCGTCAAGGCGCTGGTCGACGCGCTGAATGCGTACCTGCTCGACGCCTACGCCAAGGGCCTGCGCGTGGTGCTGATCGTCGACGAGGCGCAGAACCTCTCGGTCGATGCGCTGGAACAGGTGCGCCTGCTCACCAACCTGGAAACCGACACGCAGAAGCTGCTGCAGATCATCCTGCTCGGCCAGCCTGAACTGCGCGAGATCCTCTCCCGCAGCGACATGCGCCAGCTCGCGCAACGCATCACCGCGCGCTACCACCTGATGCCGCTGGACGCGATCGAAACGGGCGCTTACCTGCGGCATCGCTTCCGAATCGCGGGTGGCTTGCATTCGCCCTTCACGCCCGGTGCGGTGCAGCGCGTGCACAAGCACTCGGGCGGCGTGCCGCGCCTGATCAACGTCATCGCGGAACGCGCCTTGCTCGGTGGTTACGCGCACGATGCAACGAAGATCGACAGCGCCGACATCGACCGCGCAGCGCGCGAAGCCCTCGCGCCGAACAAACGCACGCAGGCGCATCCGATGCGCTGGGCCGCGGCCGCCGCGGTGGTGGTGGCGGGCATCGGCGCGTGGTTCCTGTGGCCGCGCGCCGCGCCGGCCGACCTGAAGGCGATGGAAGTGCATCCGGCGAAGGTCGCCGCGGCCACACCTGCCGCGCCCAAGCCCACGCGCAACCCCCTGAAGGCCGCGCCCGCCGTGCCCGTGCTCGAAGGCGACGCGTTGCCCGCGCGCCTGCAAGGCAGCGACGGTGGCATCGCGGCCTGGTCCGCGTTGTTGAAACTCTGGGATTCCGGCGCGGATGCGACGCTCGCCTCCAAGTGCGCGCCTGCGATCGAAGCGGGCCTGTATTGCCTGCGCGGCACCGCCACGCTCGACAAGCTGTTCGCACAAGGGCGCCCTGCCCTGTTGCACCTGCGCACGCAAGGCGCGAGCGACTGGGCGCTGCTCCTCGGTGCGGATGCCGTGCGCGCGCGCGTCAAACTCGGCAACGAGACCTTCGACATCGATCGCCTCGCGCTGCAGCAAGCCTGGACGGGTGAATACGCCGCCTTGTGGCGCGGCCCCGATGCACTCGCCGAACCGACCACGCCCGACGGTCGCGGCCCCGCGGTCGATTGGGTGCATGCGCACCTGGCGCCGGCCTATTCAGGCCCCGCGGTCCTCGACGCGGCGATGCGCGACGCGGTGCGCGCGTTCCAGCAGTCGCGCGGGCTCGCGACCGATGGCGTCATCGGTCCCGAAACCCTCCTCGCCCTCGGCGCGCGCGACCCCGGTCCGCGCCTGCGCACGCAACTGTACTGA
- a CDS encoding DMT family transporter, producing MTPTNRAYLQIHFCVVLWGFTAILGKMISLPALPLVWWRLVIVVAALLLFPVVWRGLRAMSWRTIGAYAGIGVLVALHWLTFYGAIKLSNASVGATCIALATVFVALIEPWVAGTRFSKRDMGLGIAVLPGVALVVGGVPAGMRVGIAVGALSAFLVAIFGSLNKRMVEHGDPLTVTAVELGAGAVALTLFAPLMPLLPGMSHAFAGDTFAVPGTRDLALLATLSIACTLLPFALSLAALRHMSAFAQQLAVNLEPVYAIVLAILLLGEQRELTPAFYAGVAIILAAVFVHPLLGRPRPLSQPEVLCAAESKGVAE from the coding sequence ATGACCCCCACCAACCGCGCCTACCTGCAGATCCACTTCTGCGTCGTGCTGTGGGGCTTCACGGCCATCCTCGGCAAGATGATCTCGCTGCCTGCCCTTCCGTTGGTGTGGTGGCGCCTGGTGATCGTGGTGGCGGCGTTGCTGTTGTTCCCCGTCGTGTGGCGCGGGTTGCGCGCGATGTCGTGGCGAACGATCGGCGCGTATGCGGGGATCGGCGTGCTCGTCGCGCTGCATTGGCTGACGTTCTACGGCGCGATCAAGTTGTCGAATGCGTCCGTGGGCGCGACATGCATCGCGCTCGCCACCGTGTTCGTCGCGTTGATCGAGCCCTGGGTCGCAGGCACACGCTTTTCCAAGCGCGACATGGGCCTCGGCATCGCCGTGCTGCCGGGCGTTGCGCTCGTCGTAGGCGGCGTGCCGGCGGGCATGCGCGTGGGCATCGCGGTCGGTGCCTTGTCGGCCTTCCTCGTGGCGATCTTCGGCTCGCTCAACAAGCGCATGGTCGAGCACGGCGATCCGCTCACGGTGACGGCGGTGGAACTCGGCGCAGGTGCGGTGGCGCTCACGTTGTTCGCGCCGCTGATGCCGCTGTTGCCCGGGATGTCGCACGCCTTCGCGGGCGATACCTTCGCGGTGCCCGGCACGCGCGACCTTGCGTTGCTCGCCACGCTCTCGATCGCCTGCACGCTGCTGCCCTTCGCGCTGTCGCTGGCTGCGCTGCGCCACATGAGCGCCTTCGCGCAGCAACTGGCGGTCAACCTCGAACCTGTCTACGCGATCGTGCTCGCCATCCTGCTGCTCGGCGAACAGCGCGAGCTGACCCCGGCTTTCTACGCCGGCGTGGCCATCATCCTGGCCGCGGTGTTCGTCCACCCGCTGCTGGGGCGGCCCAGGCCGCTGTCGCAGCCGGAAGTGTTGTGCGCCGCGGAATCCAAGGGCGTGGCGGAATAA
- a CDS encoding TfoX/Sxy family protein codes for MSDDFLAYLDELFSDFGPITSRAMFGGHGVYHAGKILGIVIDDALYLKADAETVPFFEAAGCAPFLYDAGDKQIAMSYWSLPAEAMDSPQEFLPWAQRAWEAVLRKPPARARKRRAKPARKTPSRR; via the coding sequence ATGAGCGACGACTTCCTTGCCTACCTCGATGAGTTGTTCTCGGACTTCGGCCCGATCACCTCGCGGGCGATGTTCGGTGGGCACGGCGTGTACCACGCGGGGAAGATCCTGGGCATCGTCATCGACGACGCGCTCTACCTGAAGGCCGACGCGGAAACGGTGCCGTTCTTCGAAGCCGCGGGCTGCGCGCCCTTCCTGTACGACGCGGGCGACAAGCAGATCGCGATGTCCTACTGGTCCTTGCCGGCCGAGGCCATGGATTCGCCGCAGGAGTTCCTGCCCTGGGCACAGCGTGCGTGGGAGGCGGTGCTGCGCAAGCCGCCCGCCCGTGCGCGCAAGCGCCGCGCGAAACCCGCGCGCAAGACGCCCTCGCGCCGCTAG
- a CDS encoding LysR substrate-binding domain-containing protein codes for MVLRPDWLPALSAFESAARHQNFAHAAEELNLTASAVSHHVRKLESRLGVALFQRHARGVTLTVEGRRLADASGSALADMEGTLRSLRTDRDEEHKVRVTTLHSLTYTWLTPRLAEFQKKHPHIRLAFDTESTLARFDEGGPDLGIRHGPGHWPGLTALHLMDETLFPVASPRLAGFDEVRTPEDVARLPLIVDHARQGWHDWFRHAGVHGARLDERHSFSDTTDAFMAAVNGLGAALARERVVVPYLQAGTLVELPGPRLAARWSYHIVYPTHKRLRPAAQSFVDWLMATAAAG; via the coding sequence ATGGTCCTGCGCCCCGATTGGCTCCCCGCCCTCTCGGCCTTCGAGTCCGCCGCCCGCCACCAGAACTTCGCGCACGCCGCGGAGGAACTGAACCTCACGGCGAGCGCCGTCAGCCACCACGTGCGCAAGCTGGAATCGCGCCTGGGCGTCGCGTTGTTCCAACGCCACGCACGCGGCGTGACGCTCACCGTCGAAGGCCGGCGCCTGGCCGATGCCTCGGGCAGCGCGCTCGCCGACATGGAAGGCACGTTGCGCAGCCTGCGGACGGATCGGGACGAGGAACACAAGGTCCGCGTCACCACGCTGCATTCGCTCACCTACACCTGGCTCACGCCGCGGCTGGCGGAGTTCCAGAAAAAACACCCGCACATCCGCCTGGCCTTCGATACCGAATCGACGCTCGCGCGTTTCGACGAGGGCGGCCCCGACCTCGGCATCCGCCATGGGCCCGGGCATTGGCCGGGGCTCACCGCGCTGCACCTGATGGACGAGACCTTGTTCCCGGTCGCCTCACCGCGGCTGGCCGGATTCGACGAAGTGCGCACGCCAGAAGACGTCGCGCGCCTGCCGCTGATCGTCGACCACGCGCGCCAAGGCTGGCACGACTGGTTCCGGCATGCGGGCGTGCACGGCGCACGGCTCGACGAGCGCCACAGCTTCAGCGATACGACGGATGCCTTCATGGCCGCGGTCAACGGACTGGGGGCGGCGCTCGCGCGCGAACGCGTGGTGGTGCCCTATCTCCAGGCGGGCACGCTGGTCGAACTGCCCGGCCCTCGCTTGGCGGCGCGATGGAGTTACCACATCGTGTATCCGACCCATAAAAGGCTGCGGCCCGCGGCGCAGTCCTTCGTGGATTGGCTGATGGCAACGGCGGCCGCCGGCTAG
- a CDS encoding DMT family transporter: MNSVAAPSPGFEATRTRAWITPLEIGVLGAIWGASFLFMRVAAPEFGAAPLVDVRLALGAIVLLPFLWRSRAHFPLKLWPKLALIGAINSAVPFVLFAWAAQRAPAGVGAICNSMTVLFTAIVGVLFFGEKISARRAGAVLVGFLGVVVLASGKTAGASLGWAVAAGTGAAVLYGIGINLVRRHLTGLPPAAVASATLTTSALLLLPFAIAQWPDHAISTKSWLATATLGVLCTGIAFVMYYRLIARVGASRAATVTYLVPVFGIAWAWLLLGEAVTPTMLAAGLLILGSVAFSQRAK; this comes from the coding sequence GTGAATTCCGTCGCCGCTCCCTCCCCTGGATTCGAAGCGACGCGCACCCGCGCCTGGATCACCCCCCTCGAGATCGGCGTGCTCGGTGCGATCTGGGGAGCCTCGTTCTTGTTCATGCGCGTGGCCGCGCCGGAGTTCGGCGCTGCCCCGCTGGTCGACGTGCGGCTGGCGCTGGGCGCCATCGTGCTGCTGCCGTTCCTGTGGCGCTCGCGCGCGCATTTCCCGCTGAAGCTGTGGCCGAAGCTTGCGCTGATCGGCGCGATCAATTCGGCGGTGCCCTTCGTGTTGTTCGCATGGGCCGCGCAGCGCGCGCCTGCGGGCGTCGGCGCGATCTGCAATTCGATGACGGTGTTGTTCACCGCGATCGTGGGCGTACTGTTCTTCGGCGAGAAGATCAGTGCGCGACGCGCGGGAGCGGTGCTGGTCGGCTTCCTCGGCGTGGTCGTGCTCGCCAGCGGCAAGACCGCAGGCGCGAGCCTCGGTTGGGCGGTCGCGGCCGGCACGGGTGCGGCGGTGCTCTATGGCATCGGCATCAACCTCGTGCGCCGCCATCTCACGGGCCTGCCGCCGGCAGCCGTGGCGTCCGCGACGCTCACGACGTCCGCGTTGCTGCTGCTTCCCTTCGCGATCGCGCAATGGCCGGACCATGCGATCTCGACGAAGTCCTGGCTGGCCACGGCGACCCTGGGCGTTCTGTGCACCGGCATCGCCTTCGTCATGTATTACCGGTTGATCGCGCGCGTCGGCGCGAGCCGCGCAGCGACCGTGACCTACCTCGTGCCGGTGTTCGGCATCGCGTGGGCATGGCTGCTGCTCGGCGAAGCGGTGACGCCGACGATGCTCGCCGCCGGCTTGCTGATCCTCGGCAGCGTCGCCTTCAGCCAGCGCGCGAAGTAA